The Salvelinus sp. IW2-2015 linkage group LG34, ASM291031v2, whole genome shotgun sequence genome has a window encoding:
- the tmem134 gene encoding transmembrane protein 134 isoform X1 gives METQFSIDDAFVLEGEDEGVSDGEKEGWKGREKDREGGEMTFGTLSFAKPQTHSPSAVAGSPDHSSSLKYQNLENEDVLGSSGNSSFNNFFKISDPATLSYCSSQWSFSTLRSVTQLSAHCCGWTSHPLVKKNRRVVLASFLLLVTGVALIFTGVVIQLNPDAGVSSAIFFIPGFLLFIPGVYHVIYISCAVRGRRGFKFFYLPYFEK, from the exons ATGGAAACGCAGTTCAGCATCGATGACGCGTTTGTGctggagggagaggatgaaggggtatctgatggagagaaggaaggatggaagggccgagagaaagacagagaggggggagagatgacGTTCGGTACCCTGTCCTTTGCCAAACCCCAGACTCACTCGCCCTCCGCTGTGGCTGGCTCCCCCGACCACAGCAGCAGTCTGAAGTACCAG AATCTGGAAAATGAAGACGTCTTGGGCAGCAGTGGCAATTCCTCTTTCAATAACTTCTTCAAAATCAG TGATCCTGCGACTCTGTCTTACTGCAGCTCCCAGTGGTCGTTCAGCACTTTGAGRTCTGTCACTCAGCTCTCTGCACACTGCTGCGG GTGGACGTCTCACCCTCTGGTGAAGAAGAACAGAAGAGTGGTCCTCGCCTCATTCCTTCTCCTCGTCACTGGAGTCG CTCTCATTTTCACTGGTGTCGTAATACAATTGAATCCGGATGCAG GTGTCTCAAGTGCCATTTTCTTCATCCCTGGATTTCTTCTCTTCATTCCTGGGG TGTACCATGTGATTTACATCAGTTGTGCGGTTCGGGGAAGAAGAGGCTTCAAGTTCTTCTACTTGCcctattttgaaaaatga
- the tmem134 gene encoding transmembrane protein 134 isoform X2 → METQFSIDDAFVLEGEDEGVSDGEKEGWKGREKDREGGEMTFGTLSFAKPQTHSPSAVAGSPDHSSSLKYQNLENEDVLGSSGNSSFNNFFKISSQWSFSTLRSVTQLSAHCCGWTSHPLVKKNRRVVLASFLLLVTGVALIFTGVVIQLNPDAGVSSAIFFIPGFLLFIPGVYHVIYISCAVRGRRGFKFFYLPYFEK, encoded by the exons ATGGAAACGCAGTTCAGCATCGATGACGCGTTTGTGctggagggagaggatgaaggggtatctgatggagagaaggaaggatggaagggccgagagaaagacagagaggggggagagatgacGTTCGGTACCCTGTCCTTTGCCAAACCCCAGACTCACTCGCCCTCCGCTGTGGCTGGCTCCCCCGACCACAGCAGCAGTCTGAAGTACCAG AATCTGGAAAATGAAGACGTCTTGGGCAGCAGTGGCAATTCCTCTTTCAATAACTTCTTCAAAATCAG CTCCCAGTGGTCGTTCAGCACTTTGAGRTCTGTCACTCAGCTCTCTGCACACTGCTGCGG GTGGACGTCTCACCCTCTGGTGAAGAAGAACAGAAGAGTGGTCCTCGCCTCATTCCTTCTCCTCGTCACTGGAGTCG CTCTCATTTTCACTGGTGTCGTAATACAATTGAATCCGGATGCAG GTGTCTCAAGTGCCATTTTCTTCATCCCTGGATTTCTTCTCTTCATTCCTGGGG TGTACCATGTGATTTACATCAGTTGTGCGGTTCGGGGAAGAAGAGGCTTCAAGTTCTTCTACTTGCcctattttgaaaaatga
- the LOC112067927 gene encoding AH receptor-interacting protein isoform X1, with amino-acid sequence MEELATKLLAEGIQKKVVSPGKGELSTFPDGTKVIFHYRSSLCDGTVLDDSRTMGGRSKPMELILGKKFKLAVWERVIATMREGEVADFTCDVKHTALYPLVSQSLRNISAGKDPLEGQRHCCGIAQIHSHHSLGHCDLDQLQANPQPLVFTLELMEVLTPGSFRLDIWAMTDEEKLEVVPQIHVEGNALYKKGDVKEAAEKYHNAIACLKNLQMKERPGDEGWIKLDLMITPLMLNYCQCQLVQGQYYEVLDHCSSIISKYEDNMKAYFKRAKAHAAVWNETEARADFAKVVELDPSLGPSVAKELRAMEERIRSKEKEEKGRYKSLFSYDSNATATTG; translated from the exons ATGGAGGAACTGGCTACCAAGCTACTCGCAGAAGGCATTCAGAAGAAAGTGGTCAGTCCAGGCAAAGGAGAGCTGTCAACGTTTCCTGATGGGACCAAG GTGATATTCCACTACCGCTCCAGCCTGTGTGATGGCACGGTGCTGGATGACTCCAGGACCATGGGGGGCCGGAGCAAGCCCATGGAACTTATCTTGGGAAAGAAGTTCAAGCTGGCCGTGTGGGAGCGAGTCATTGCCACCatgagggagggagaagtggCAGATTTCACATGTGACGTCAAG CACACAGCCCTYTACCCGCTGGTGTCCCAGTCCCTGAGGAACATCAGTGCAGGGAAGGACCCCCTGGAGGGCCAGAGACACTGCTGTGGCATCGCTCAGATCCACTCACACCACTCCCTGGGCCACTGTGACCTGGACCAGCTCCAGGCCAACCCTCAGCCCCTGGTCTTCACCCTGGAGCTCATGGAG GTTTTGACGCCCGGCTCGTTCAGACTGGACATCTGGGCGATGACGGACGAGGAGAAGCTGGAGGTGGTGCCTCAGATCCACGTGGAGGGTAACGCCCTCTACAAGAAGGGCGACGTGAAGGAAGCGGCCGAGAAGTACCACAATGCCATCGCCTGTCTAAAGAATCTGCAGATGAAG GAGCGTCCAGGCGACGAGGGCTGGATCAAGCTGGACCTCATGATCACGCCCCTGATGCTGAACTACTGCCAGTGTCAGCTGGTCCAGGGTCAGTACTACGAGGTGCTGGACCACTGCTCCTCCATCATCTCCAAATACGAGG ACAACATGAAGGCCTACTTCAAGCGGGCCAAGGCCCACGCGGCAGTGTGGAACGAGACGGAGGCGCGGGCCGATTTTGCCAAGGTGGTGGAGCTGGACCCGTCGCTGGGGCCCTCGGTGGCTAAAGAGCTGAGGGCCATGGAGGAGAGGATCCGCtccaaggagaaggaggagaagggccGCTACAAGAGTCTGTTCAGCTACGACAGCAACGCCACCGCTACCACG GGCTGA
- the LOC112067927 gene encoding AH receptor-interacting protein isoform X2, with amino-acid sequence MEELATKLLAEGIQKKVVSPGKGELSTFPDGTKVIFHYRSSLCDGTVLDDSRTMGGRSKPMELILGKKFKLAVWERVIATMREGEVADFTCDVKHTALYPLVSQSLRNISAGKDPLEGQRHCCGIAQIHSHHSLGHCDLDQLQANPQPLVFTLELMEVLTPGSFRLDIWAMTDEEKLEVVPQIHVEGNALYKKGDVKEAAEKYHNAIACLKNLQMKERPGDEGWIKLDLMITPLMLNYCQCQLVQGQYYEVLDHCSSIISKYEGEQHEGLLQAGQGPRGSVERDGGAGRFCQGGGAGPVAGALGG; translated from the exons ATGGAGGAACTGGCTACCAAGCTACTCGCAGAAGGCATTCAGAAGAAAGTGGTCAGTCCAGGCAAAGGAGAGCTGTCAACGTTTCCTGATGGGACCAAG GTGATATTCCACTACCGCTCCAGCCTGTGTGATGGCACGGTGCTGGATGACTCCAGGACCATGGGGGGCCGGAGCAAGCCCATGGAACTTATCTTGGGAAAGAAGTTCAAGCTGGCCGTGTGGGAGCGAGTCATTGCCACCatgagggagggagaagtggCAGATTTCACATGTGACGTCAAG CACACAGCCCTYTACCCGCTGGTGTCCCAGTCCCTGAGGAACATCAGTGCAGGGAAGGACCCCCTGGAGGGCCAGAGACACTGCTGTGGCATCGCTCAGATCCACTCACACCACTCCCTGGGCCACTGTGACCTGGACCAGCTCCAGGCCAACCCTCAGCCCCTGGTCTTCACCCTGGAGCTCATGGAG GTTTTGACGCCCGGCTCGTTCAGACTGGACATCTGGGCGATGACGGACGAGGAGAAGCTGGAGGTGGTGCCTCAGATCCACGTGGAGGGTAACGCCCTCTACAAGAAGGGCGACGTGAAGGAAGCGGCCGAGAAGTACCACAATGCCATCGCCTGTCTAAAGAATCTGCAGATGAAG GAGCGTCCAGGCGACGAGGGCTGGATCAAGCTGGACCTCATGATCACGCCCCTGATGCTGAACTACTGCCAGTGTCAGCTGGTCCAGGGTCAGTACTACGAGGTGCTGGACCACTGCTCCTCCATCATCTCCAAATACGAGGGTGA ACAACATGAAGGCCTACTTCAAGCGGGCCAAGGCCCACGCGGCAGTGTGGAACGAGACGGAGGCGCGGGCCGATTTTGCCAAGGTGGTGGAGCTGGACCCGTCGCTGGGGCCCTCGGTGGCTAA
- the cdk2ap2 gene encoding cyclin-dependent kinase 2-associated protein 2, with protein sequence MSYKPIAPAPSGSNHTPPGSSVPSPSLPSNFRPAFSDFGPPSMGFVQPVKVSQGSTYSELLSVIEEMSREIRPTYAGSKRAMERLKRGIIHARALVRECLAETERSART encoded by the exons ATGAGCTACAAACCCATCGCCCCTGCCCCGTCCGGCTCCAACCACACCCCGCCAG GCTCCAGTGTGCCCTCCCCCTCACTCCCTTCCAACTTCAGACCGGCGTTCAGTGATTTCGGCCCGCCGTCGATGGGCTTCGTTCAG ccagtgaaagtgtctCAGGGCTCAACCTACAGCGAGCTGCTGTCAGTTATCGAGGAGATGAGTCGCGAGATCCGCCCCACCTACGCCGGGAGCAAGAGRGCCATGGAGAGGCTAAAGAGAG GTATCATTCACGCGAGGGCGCTGGTCAGGGAGTGTCTggcggagacagagaggagcgcTCGCACATAA